The proteins below are encoded in one region of Amycolatopsis magusensis:
- a CDS encoding SDR family NAD(P)-dependent oxidoreductase, translated as MNLPRVLDVVADRTIVPGYTKLGFLLRKRFWQPLPPDALRGKRVVITGANSGLGKAAAAGMARLGASIRLVVRDTERGERAKAEILGEIPGADLHVDRCDVSDLDDVRRFAGTLTGLDVLVHNAGTMPPQRAETAQGNEIALATHVLGPHLLTSLLTPALRDGEPGRVLFVSSGGMYTQPLRVDDPQYRRGEYNGTKAYARTKRMQVVLALLWGRRLECDGITVHGVHPGWAATPGVTDSLPGFAKVMGPLLRDAEQGADTVVWLAAAEEGGRAEHTGQFWHDRAPRPAHYLRRTRETAVQRDALWQFCEERTRR; from the coding sequence GTGAACCTCCCGAGAGTGCTGGACGTGGTCGCGGACCGGACCATCGTTCCCGGCTACACCAAGCTGGGGTTCCTGCTGCGCAAGCGCTTCTGGCAGCCGTTGCCGCCGGATGCCTTGCGCGGCAAGCGGGTGGTGATCACCGGGGCGAACTCCGGGCTGGGCAAAGCGGCAGCCGCCGGGATGGCCCGGTTGGGTGCGTCCATTCGGCTGGTCGTCCGCGACACCGAACGCGGCGAACGGGCGAAAGCGGAAATACTGGGCGAAATCCCCGGCGCCGACCTCCACGTCGACCGCTGTGACGTGTCCGATTTGGACGACGTCCGGCGGTTCGCCGGCACGCTCACCGGACTCGACGTGCTCGTGCACAACGCGGGCACGATGCCGCCTCAACGCGCCGAAACCGCGCAGGGCAACGAGATCGCCCTGGCCACCCACGTGCTCGGCCCGCACCTGCTGACCTCGCTGCTCACCCCGGCCCTGCGCGACGGCGAGCCGGGGCGTGTGCTCTTCGTGTCCTCCGGCGGCATGTACACCCAGCCACTGCGCGTCGACGATCCGCAGTACCGCCGAGGCGAGTACAACGGCACCAAGGCCTACGCCAGGACCAAGCGCATGCAGGTGGTGCTCGCCCTGCTCTGGGGACGGCGGCTGGAGTGCGACGGCATCACCGTGCACGGCGTCCATCCCGGCTGGGCGGCCACCCCCGGCGTGACCGACTCGCTGCCCGGCTTCGCCAAGGTGATGGGCCCCCTGCTCCGGGACGCCGAGCAGGGCGCCGACACCGTGGTCTGGCTGGCCGCCGCGGAGGAGGGCGGCCGGGCGGAGCACACCGGGCAGTTCTGGCACGATCGCGCGCCGCGTCCGGCGCACTACCTGCGGCGAACCCGCGAAACCGCTGTGCAGCGCGACGCGCTGTGGCAGTTCTGTGAGGAGCGGACGAGAAGATGA
- a CDS encoding alkaline phosphatase D family protein, with protein sequence MTELLLGPLLRHVNHDSATVWVETDGPCVVEVLGASTPTFEAGGRHFALVVITGLEPGTTTAYEVRLDDEVAWPPPGYTRPASRIRTLSEEDTKFRIVFGSCRKPREMPSIGHDALISYARRMAVLPESEWPESLLLLGDQVYADETTPQMQEWLKTQRDTSEPPGVEVANFEEYAQLYHEAWSDEWLRWLLSTVPTSMIFDDHDVRDDWNTSHTWREQMAEKDWWPERIQGGLASYWIYQHIGNLSPAELAEEPMFQQVLKSGVDNLPALKEFAEEADKEADGKKGARWSYRRDFGPVRLLVIDTRAGRVVCHEERSMVDEEEFQWIEKNAEGDFDHLLIGTSLPWLLPHALAHVQSANEAACRRPGWRGKLAERVRQTADLEHWSAFRESFDRLNELITRTGKAEGGPASISVLSGDVHHAYIAKAGYAPEVPAAIHQLVCSPLHNTAPTVMRGVFKMGWWRSATAIAERFARRAGVPPLPLRWDRVSGPHFGNAIATIDVDGCDAVAFLEISGEAGLTRLPLVRLTEH encoded by the coding sequence ATGACCGAGTTGCTGCTGGGCCCCTTGTTGCGGCACGTGAACCACGATTCCGCCACCGTCTGGGTGGAGACCGACGGACCGTGCGTGGTGGAGGTCCTCGGCGCGAGCACGCCGACGTTCGAAGCGGGCGGCCGCCACTTCGCGCTCGTGGTGATCACCGGGCTGGAGCCCGGCACCACCACCGCCTACGAGGTCCGGCTGGACGACGAGGTGGCCTGGCCGCCTCCCGGCTACACCCGCCCGGCCAGCCGCATCCGCACACTGTCCGAAGAGGACACCAAGTTCCGGATCGTCTTCGGTTCCTGCCGCAAGCCGCGGGAAATGCCGTCGATCGGGCACGACGCGCTGATCAGCTATGCCCGCCGGATGGCCGTACTGCCCGAGTCCGAATGGCCGGAATCGTTGCTGCTGCTGGGAGACCAGGTCTACGCCGACGAGACCACCCCGCAGATGCAGGAGTGGCTCAAGACGCAGCGCGACACCAGCGAGCCGCCGGGTGTCGAGGTGGCCAACTTCGAGGAGTACGCGCAGCTCTACCACGAGGCGTGGAGCGACGAATGGCTGCGCTGGCTGCTGTCCACCGTGCCGACGTCGATGATCTTCGACGACCACGACGTGCGCGACGACTGGAACACCTCGCACACCTGGCGCGAGCAGATGGCCGAGAAGGACTGGTGGCCGGAGCGCATCCAGGGCGGGCTCGCCTCCTACTGGATCTACCAGCACATCGGCAACCTCTCCCCGGCCGAGCTGGCCGAGGAGCCGATGTTCCAGCAGGTGCTGAAATCCGGCGTGGACAACCTCCCGGCGCTCAAGGAGTTCGCCGAGGAGGCCGACAAGGAAGCGGACGGCAAGAAGGGCGCCCGCTGGTCCTACCGGCGGGACTTCGGGCCGGTGCGGCTGCTGGTCATCGACACCAGAGCGGGCCGCGTGGTCTGCCACGAGGAACGCTCGATGGTCGACGAAGAAGAGTTCCAGTGGATCGAGAAGAACGCCGAGGGCGACTTCGACCACCTGCTGATCGGGACCTCCCTGCCGTGGCTGCTGCCCCACGCGCTGGCGCACGTCCAGTCCGCCAACGAGGCGGCCTGCCGCCGCCCCGGCTGGCGCGGCAAGCTCGCCGAACGGGTGCGCCAGACCGCCGACCTGGAACACTGGTCGGCCTTCCGCGAGTCCTTCGACCGGCTCAACGAGCTGATCACCCGCACCGGCAAGGCCGAGGGCGGCCCGGCGTCGATCTCGGTGCTCTCCGGTGACGTGCACCACGCCTACATCGCCAAGGCGGGCTACGCACCCGAAGTGCCCGCGGCGATCCACCAGCTGGTCTGCTCACCGCTGCACAACACGGCCCCCACGGTCATGCGCGGGGTGTTCAAGATGGGCTGGTGGCGTTCGGCCACCGCGATCGCCGAACGGTTCGCCCGCCGGGCCGGGGTGCCGCCGCTGCCGCTGCGCTGGGACCGCGTGTCCGGTCCGCACTTCGGCAACGCCATCGCCACCATCGACGTGGACGGCTGCGACGCGGTCGCGTTCCTGGAGATCTCGGGCGAAGCCGGGTTGACGCGCCTGCCACTGGTACGGCTGACTGAGCACTGA
- a CDS encoding DUF2252 domain-containing protein gives MPSVVERIRETSGEQRQAEIVEVLIDAFDELMRADAGAFRRKFRKMAAAPFAFYRGSACLFYADMAAEPDRWADERTGRVWIEGDLHAENFGTYMDAAGALVFDINDFDEAYLGSFTWDLKRLAASVALLAWGKAISDVDIERLITTYLRSYVRQVREFADRPGDEMFKLQLDTTEGLLHDVLLHARLSTRVGLLDQVTVVEDYDRRFRLGPGVRRLDASERSAVERAYESYLDTIPAGKRFGDATYRVKDVVGRKGFGIGSAGLPAYNILVEGPTQALDNDVVLSMKQGGVPAPSRIVNEDRIRGYFRHEGHRTAVSQRALQAHADPWLGYTEHDGTGFVVAELSPYVTDLDWSELTEPEDMAPVLDYLGRATAKMHCVADSDSEQTLVEFQCEEAIAAAIGTEEDAFVKELTEFGMAYGELARDDHRLFVDAFRNGQIPGV, from the coding sequence TTGCCCAGTGTCGTCGAGCGCATCCGGGAGACCTCGGGCGAGCAGCGCCAGGCCGAGATAGTCGAGGTGCTCATCGACGCGTTCGACGAGCTGATGCGGGCGGACGCCGGGGCGTTCCGCCGCAAGTTCCGCAAGATGGCCGCCGCGCCGTTCGCCTTCTACCGCGGTTCGGCGTGCCTGTTCTACGCCGACATGGCCGCCGAGCCCGACCGCTGGGCGGACGAGCGGACCGGCCGCGTGTGGATCGAGGGCGATCTGCACGCGGAGAACTTCGGCACCTACATGGACGCCGCCGGGGCGCTGGTGTTCGACATCAACGACTTCGACGAGGCCTACCTCGGCAGCTTCACCTGGGACCTCAAGCGCCTCGCCGCCTCGGTGGCGCTGCTGGCCTGGGGCAAGGCGATCTCCGACGTGGACATCGAGCGGCTGATCACCACCTACCTGCGCAGCTACGTCCGGCAGGTGCGCGAGTTCGCCGACCGGCCCGGCGACGAGATGTTCAAGCTGCAGCTGGACACCACCGAGGGCCTGCTGCACGACGTCCTGCTGCACGCGCGGCTGTCCACCAGGGTCGGCCTGCTGGACCAGGTGACCGTGGTGGAGGACTACGACCGCCGGTTCCGCCTCGGCCCCGGGGTGCGACGGCTGGACGCGTCCGAACGGTCCGCCGTCGAACGGGCGTATGAGTCCTATTTGGACACGATCCCGGCGGGCAAGCGCTTCGGCGACGCCACCTACCGGGTCAAGGACGTGGTGGGGCGCAAGGGGTTCGGCATCGGCTCGGCCGGGCTGCCCGCGTACAACATCCTGGTCGAGGGTCCGACGCAGGCACTGGACAACGACGTGGTGCTGTCGATGAAGCAGGGCGGCGTCCCGGCGCCGAGCCGGATCGTCAACGAGGACCGGATCCGGGGTTACTTCCGGCACGAGGGCCATCGCACGGCGGTCTCGCAGCGGGCGCTCCAGGCACACGCGGACCCGTGGCTCGGCTACACCGAACACGACGGCACCGGTTTCGTGGTGGCCGAGCTTTCGCCGTACGTGACCGATCTGGACTGGTCGGAGCTGACCGAGCCGGAGGACATGGCGCCGGTGCTGGACTACCTCGGCCGCGCCACGGCGAAGATGCACTGCGTCGCCGATTCGGACTCCGAGCAGACGCTGGTCGAGTTCCAGTGCGAGGAGGCGATCGCCGCGGCGATCGGCACCGAAGAGGACGCCTTCGTCAAGGAGCTGACCGAGTTCGGCATGGCCTACGGGGAGCTCGCCCGCGACGATCACCGGCTGTTCGTCGACGCGTTCCGCAACGGCCAGATCCCCGGCGTCTGA
- a CDS encoding tachylectin-related carbohydrate-binding protein: protein MRHPRQARRAVAVLAAATALAALLATPAAAITHGTPTGDYGDPYLHTARITVGDNFRACSGTLVADQWLVTAASCFAENPAQGFRIAAGPPPRPTTAQFWYGAVQPLSGGTGVLHQRIVELRPREDRDLVFAKLEQRVGIGSARLPSRAPQQAEALRIAGFGRTATDWVPLKQHIADTAVSSVSGTTFTVSGASDTCRGDAGGPAYRGDPYNPELAGVHATSWQKGCFGSTETRSGSVETRVDDLIDWFGEHNPDQFIKCSTFVSFFATKAGAVKSPTNVQQPNSTLSPALDGVDYWTEWGTRSGPMPGTVKAGPDVMWSVHQKTTSTDAFNDGDLRLWTASWAEITGGARVGTGWQHYLSAANRDKLTVDEKGRIYRIDPNGDLRLFVWDTAAGRWQNDAGVVLDTGWSRFNSITAAGDGVLYARTTTGSLVRFHYDHATRTWLQRERTTPGNWSGYTQLVSPGADVIYGTLPGTQQIAWTRFDPRAGTWATHRVVGTGAQWGADHAVTLEPNVCTVAKP from the coding sequence ATGAGACATCCACGACAAGCGAGACGCGCGGTGGCCGTGCTGGCCGCCGCCACCGCACTCGCGGCGCTGCTGGCCACGCCGGCGGCCGCGATCACCCACGGCACGCCCACCGGCGACTACGGCGACCCGTACCTGCACACCGCTCGCATCACCGTCGGCGACAACTTCCGGGCCTGCTCGGGCACGCTCGTCGCCGACCAGTGGCTCGTCACCGCGGCGAGCTGCTTCGCCGAAAATCCCGCGCAGGGCTTCCGCATCGCGGCCGGGCCGCCGCCCCGCCCCACCACCGCCCAGTTCTGGTACGGCGCGGTGCAGCCCCTCAGCGGTGGCACCGGCGTGCTGCACCAGCGGATCGTCGAGCTGAGGCCCCGCGAGGACCGCGACCTGGTCTTCGCCAAGCTCGAACAGCGGGTCGGGATCGGCAGCGCGCGGTTGCCGTCGCGAGCGCCCCAGCAGGCGGAGGCCCTGCGGATCGCGGGCTTCGGCCGGACGGCCACCGACTGGGTCCCGCTGAAGCAGCACATCGCCGACACCGCGGTGTCCTCGGTCTCCGGGACCACGTTCACCGTCTCGGGCGCCTCGGACACCTGCCGCGGCGACGCCGGCGGTCCCGCCTACCGGGGCGACCCGTACAACCCCGAACTCGCCGGGGTGCACGCCACCTCCTGGCAGAAGGGCTGCTTCGGCTCGACGGAGACCCGGAGCGGATCCGTCGAGACCAGGGTGGACGACCTGATCGACTGGTTCGGCGAGCACAACCCCGACCAGTTCATCAAGTGCTCGACCTTCGTGAGCTTCTTCGCCACCAAAGCCGGTGCCGTCAAGAGCCCCACCAACGTCCAGCAGCCCAACAGCACCCTGTCGCCCGCCCTGGACGGGGTGGACTACTGGACCGAGTGGGGCACCAGGAGCGGGCCGATGCCCGGCACCGTGAAGGCCGGGCCCGACGTGATGTGGTCGGTGCACCAGAAGACCACCAGCACCGACGCGTTCAACGACGGCGACCTGCGGCTGTGGACCGCCTCGTGGGCCGAGATCACCGGCGGCGCCCGGGTGGGAACCGGCTGGCAGCACTACCTGTCCGCGGCCAACCGCGACAAGCTCACCGTGGACGAGAAGGGCCGGATCTACCGCATCGACCCGAACGGTGACCTGCGGCTGTTCGTCTGGGACACCGCGGCCGGGCGCTGGCAGAACGACGCGGGCGTGGTGCTGGACACCGGCTGGAGCCGCTTCAACTCCATCACCGCGGCCGGGGACGGCGTGCTCTACGCCCGGACCACCACCGGTTCACTGGTCCGCTTCCACTACGACCACGCCACGCGGACGTGGCTGCAGCGCGAGCGGACGACCCCGGGCAACTGGAGCGGCTACACGCAGCTGGTTTCGCCGGGCGCGGACGTCATCTACGGCACGTTGCCCGGCACGCAGCAGATCGCGTGGACGCGGTTCGACCCGCGCGCCGGCACGTGGGCCACGCACCGGGTGGTCGGCACCGGCGCGCAGTGGGGCGCTGACCACGCCGTCACCCTGGAGCCGAACGTCTGCACGGTCGCGAAACCGTAG